From the genome of Pseudomonas sp. gcc21, one region includes:
- a CDS encoding RidA family protein has translation MHIQRQHTDKRMSQIVIHQGIVYLSGQVADNVSTDVEQQTRDTLKEVEKLLVEAGTDTQHILSVTIYLKDIARDFAGMNTAWDQWLPAGTAPARATVEAKLCDPDILVEMSVIAALPA, from the coding sequence ATGCACATCCAGCGACAGCACACTGACAAGCGCATGAGTCAGATTGTCATTCATCAGGGCATCGTTTACTTGTCCGGGCAGGTCGCTGACAATGTCAGCACAGATGTCGAGCAACAGACTCGCGATACCTTGAAGGAAGTCGAGAAGCTGCTTGTCGAAGCAGGCACCGATACGCAACACATCCTCTCGGTGACTATATATCTCAAGGATATCGCGCGGGATTTTGCAGGCATGAATACCGCCTGGGATCAGTGGCTGCCTGCAGGAACCGCGCCCGCCAGAGCAACCGTCGAAGCAAAACTCTGCGATCCGGACATTCTTGTCGAGATGTCTGTCATCGCGGCTCTGCCCGCATGA
- a CDS encoding D-amino acid dehydrogenase, whose protein sequence is MRVLILGSGVVGTTSAYYLAREGFEVTVVDRQPAVAMETSHANAGQISPGYASPWAAPGVPLKAIKWMLQQHAPLSIKPTGDINQYLFMARMLRNCTAGRYAVNKERMVRLSEFSRDCLDELRAETGIEYEGRQRGTTQLFRTQAQLEGAAKDIAVLERLGVPYELLDRDGVCRAEPALARVKHKLTGGLRLPNDQTGDCQMFTTRLAELAVRAGVEFRFNQNIERLEYSGDRLSGVVIDGQLETADYYVVALGSFSPQMLAPLGITAPIYPLKGYSITVPITNSEMAPVSTMLDETYKVAITRLNDRIRVGGMAELRGYDLNIDARRGETLKMIVKDLFPEGGNLADTELWTGLRPATPDGTPIIGATRYRNLFLNTGHGTLGWTMSCGSARLLADQLMNKTSRISTEGLDIFRYTNNKEVRKYAHPATAH, encoded by the coding sequence ATGCGCGTTCTCATTCTCGGTAGCGGCGTTGTGGGAACTACCAGCGCCTACTACCTGGCCCGGGAAGGGTTTGAGGTTACGGTAGTTGATCGGCAGCCTGCGGTAGCGATGGAAACCAGCCACGCCAATGCGGGGCAGATTTCACCGGGTTACGCCTCGCCCTGGGCGGCGCCGGGCGTTCCGCTGAAGGCAATAAAATGGATGTTGCAGCAACATGCGCCGCTTTCCATAAAACCAACGGGCGATATCAACCAGTATCTGTTCATGGCGCGGATGCTGCGCAACTGCACCGCCGGGCGATATGCGGTGAACAAAGAACGCATGGTGCGCTTGTCCGAGTTCAGCCGCGACTGTCTGGACGAACTGCGCGCAGAAACAGGCATTGAATATGAAGGCCGGCAGCGCGGCACCACTCAACTCTTCCGCACCCAGGCCCAACTTGAAGGAGCGGCCAAGGATATCGCGGTACTCGAGCGGCTCGGCGTGCCATACGAACTACTCGATCGTGATGGTGTGTGCCGGGCCGAGCCGGCGCTGGCCAGAGTAAAGCACAAGCTGACCGGCGGCTTGCGTTTACCCAACGACCAGACAGGGGACTGCCAGATGTTCACCACTCGCTTAGCAGAACTGGCGGTGCGGGCGGGCGTTGAGTTCCGCTTCAATCAGAACATCGAGCGACTGGAATACAGCGGAGATCGCCTGAGTGGCGTAGTGATCGATGGTCAACTGGAGACCGCCGACTATTACGTGGTTGCGCTCGGCAGTTTCAGTCCGCAGATGCTCGCCCCGCTGGGCATCACGGCTCCGATATACCCCCTTAAGGGTTATTCGATCACCGTGCCGATTACCAACTCGGAAATGGCGCCGGTATCAACCATGCTGGACGAGACCTACAAGGTAGCTATCACGCGGCTGAACGACCGGATCCGAGTAGGCGGCATGGCCGAACTCCGTGGCTATGACCTGAATATTGATGCGCGCCGTGGGGAAACCTTGAAAATGATCGTCAAGGACCTGTTCCCTGAAGGCGGCAACCTGGCAGATACCGAGCTCTGGACCGGTCTGCGTCCAGCAACTCCGGACGGCACGCCGATCATTGGTGCAACCCGTTACCGCAATCTGTTCCTGAACACCGGTCACGGCACCCTTGGCTGGACCATGTCTTGCGGCTCCGCTCGCTTGTTGGCAGACCAATTGATGAACAAAACTTCCCGGATCAGCACCGAGGGTCTGGACATCTTCCGCTACACAAACAACAAAGAGGTCAGAAAATATGCACATCCAGCGACAGCACACTGA
- a CDS encoding biopolymer transporter ExbD — protein MNFRRTRPEEISVNLTPLIDVVFLLLIFFMVSTTFTRETQLELDLPEAASGNPVESRAQQIELTISATGEVAINDKTLLAPGLDTIKNALQRESAGDTNLPVVITADGKASHQSVITVMDAAGQLGFSRLRLTTSELEAGDGQ, from the coding sequence GTGAACTTTCGGCGTACGCGACCCGAGGAGATCAGCGTCAACCTGACTCCGCTGATTGATGTGGTGTTTCTGCTGCTGATTTTCTTCATGGTTTCGACAACCTTTACCCGGGAAACGCAGCTGGAGCTGGATTTGCCCGAGGCCGCCTCGGGTAATCCCGTCGAAAGCCGCGCGCAGCAGATCGAGCTGACCATCTCCGCAACGGGGGAGGTGGCGATAAACGATAAAACGCTGCTTGCTCCGGGACTGGATACCATCAAGAATGCGTTGCAACGCGAGTCGGCTGGTGATACCAATCTGCCCGTTGTGATCACTGCGGACGGCAAGGCATCGCACCAGTCGGTGATCACCGTCATGGATGCGGCAGGGCAGCTGGGCTTCAGCCGTCTGCGACTGACTACCAGCGAGCTGGAGGCGGGCGACGGCCAGTGA
- a CDS encoding Lrp/AsnC ligand binding domain-containing protein: MRAQYKTQRELDRIDRQILRELQAEGRLAFTELGERIGLSTTPCTERVRRLEREGVIMGYSARLNPAHLEAGLLVFVEINLSYKSADIFEEFRRSVLTLPHVLECHLVSGDFDYLIKARINEMASYRKLLGDILLKLPNVRDSKSYIVMEEVKESLTLPVPER, encoded by the coding sequence ATGAGAGCCCAATACAAGACTCAACGAGAGCTGGATCGAATAGACCGGCAGATTCTTCGGGAGCTGCAGGCAGAGGGACGACTGGCGTTTACCGAGCTCGGTGAGCGAATTGGCCTTTCAACCACACCCTGTACCGAGCGAGTGCGCCGGCTGGAACGTGAAGGGGTAATCATGGGTTACTCGGCGAGGTTGAACCCGGCGCATCTGGAGGCCGGGTTGCTGGTGTTCGTCGAGATCAACCTGTCCTACAAATCGGCGGATATTTTCGAAGAGTTTCGCCGGTCGGTGCTCACCTTGCCGCATGTCCTCGAATGTCATCTGGTATCAGGCGATTTTGATTACCTGATCAAGGCACGCATCAACGAGATGGCGTCCTATCGCAAATTGCTGGGCGATATTCTATTGAAACTCCCTAACGTTCGAGACTCCAAAAGTTACATCGTGATGGAAGAGGTAAAGGAATCGCTAACGTTGCCCGTGCCTGAACGCTAG
- a CDS encoding DNA internalization-related competence protein ComEC/Rec2 has protein sequence MALSAALFALFVGLITPLLMPSLPPAWSLAVVLPVMLGAALFGRSGRVFAAFLAGLIWASYCHHQMLDKRLVPALDGQKVLIEGRISGLPEPTLTGWRFELAEARMADTGEALPLIRAHWYAGEPVASNQRWRFEANLRRPRGMSNPGGFDYEAWLYAQEIGALASIRHGQLLEEPVVRLSGLRSYIRQRLDATLVPQPGGQRLLALIVGDRSVLSADEWTIMQATGTSHLMVISGLHVGMLASLAFLIMAVCARLRLFPGRWPRFWFAAPLAVLLASGYAALAGFAVPTQRALLMILLVLIARLIYRQPGPWVTWLAALCAVVMVSPAAPLKAGFWLSFMAVGLLIFGMSGRLAVRGIWLRWGKAQWVIFVGLWPWLLLWAMPVSLSAPLVNAVAIPWVSLVVVPAALLGAVFDVAFGWSWLLLAAAHALDALFDGLAWFADFQAPLRMAFPGWLGWSVGATGTLALLSPLSRLLLVPALVSLAVLLLPGRPVPQQGAFWVTVLDVGQGSSALIQTSNHTLLYDTGARLSSGFDLGEAVVHPALVSFGLRKLDVMLLSHADNDHAGGALAIQRLMQVDRVLSGEHERQAVALNAEQCRAGDSWDWDGVHFKIMYAAGAPANSNDRSCVLKVTTGDSSLLLTGDLGMSGEYELLAEDVQADLLLAPHHGSRSSSSYAFIRAVAPRWVVFSAGYGNRFGHPHKNVVQRYRELGAEPVYTATSGAVRFVLNGTGQSMQLWSWREHSRRFWHE, from the coding sequence ATGGCGTTGTCAGCCGCGCTTTTTGCCCTGTTTGTCGGGCTCATCACACCCTTGCTTATGCCAAGCCTGCCTCCTGCCTGGTCGCTCGCAGTTGTACTGCCGGTTATGCTGGGAGCCGCACTGTTCGGGCGCTCCGGTCGGGTATTCGCGGCTTTTTTAGCAGGACTGATCTGGGCCAGCTACTGCCATCATCAGATGCTTGATAAGCGCCTTGTGCCTGCGCTCGATGGTCAGAAAGTATTGATTGAAGGTCGCATCAGTGGGCTGCCCGAGCCGACCCTCACTGGCTGGCGATTCGAATTGGCTGAAGCGCGTATGGCTGATACGGGCGAGGCGCTGCCCCTGATTCGCGCGCACTGGTATGCAGGAGAACCAGTGGCAAGCAACCAGCGCTGGCGGTTTGAAGCAAACCTGCGGCGTCCGCGCGGTATGTCCAATCCCGGTGGGTTTGATTACGAAGCCTGGCTCTATGCTCAGGAGATCGGCGCTCTGGCAAGCATTCGTCACGGTCAACTGCTTGAGGAGCCGGTGGTCCGGCTGAGTGGGCTGCGCAGTTATATCAGACAGCGGCTGGACGCAACCCTGGTCCCCCAGCCCGGCGGACAGCGTTTGCTGGCGCTGATAGTAGGTGATCGCAGTGTACTGAGTGCTGACGAATGGACAATCATGCAGGCGACGGGGACCAGTCATTTGATGGTGATCTCCGGTTTGCATGTGGGCATGCTGGCATCGCTGGCTTTCTTGATCATGGCAGTGTGCGCCAGGTTGCGTCTGTTTCCTGGCCGATGGCCGCGATTCTGGTTCGCTGCGCCATTGGCTGTTCTCCTCGCATCCGGTTATGCGGCGCTGGCAGGGTTTGCGGTGCCCACGCAGCGGGCGTTGTTGATGATCCTGTTGGTACTGATTGCGCGTTTGATCTACCGCCAGCCCGGCCCATGGGTAACCTGGTTGGCCGCGCTGTGTGCCGTGGTCATGGTATCGCCTGCCGCACCGCTCAAGGCCGGGTTCTGGCTGTCCTTCATGGCCGTGGGTCTGCTGATCTTCGGCATGAGCGGAAGGCTTGCCGTACGCGGTATCTGGCTGCGTTGGGGCAAGGCGCAATGGGTAATCTTCGTTGGGCTGTGGCCCTGGCTTCTGCTCTGGGCGATGCCCGTCAGTCTGTCAGCACCGCTGGTGAACGCAGTTGCCATTCCCTGGGTAAGTCTGGTGGTGGTGCCGGCTGCGCTGCTTGGCGCCGTGTTTGACGTGGCGTTTGGCTGGTCCTGGCTGTTATTGGCTGCCGCGCACGCACTCGATGCATTGTTTGATGGTTTGGCCTGGTTTGCTGATTTTCAGGCGCCGCTGCGGATGGCATTTCCGGGTTGGCTGGGTTGGTCGGTGGGGGCTACAGGAACGCTTGCCTTGCTCAGCCCGCTGAGCAGATTGTTACTCGTTCCTGCGCTGGTCAGTCTGGCCGTTCTGCTGCTCCCTGGTCGGCCAGTTCCGCAGCAGGGCGCGTTCTGGGTAACCGTCCTGGACGTTGGCCAGGGTTCGTCGGCGCTTATCCAGACCAGCAACCACACGCTGCTTTACGATACAGGGGCACGACTCAGCAGTGGTTTTGATCTTGGAGAAGCTGTGGTTCACCCAGCCCTGGTTTCGTTCGGTCTCAGGAAGCTTGATGTCATGCTGCTGAGTCATGCAGATAACGATCATGCAGGGGGCGCCCTGGCGATCCAGCGTCTGATGCAGGTGGACCGGGTGCTATCGGGCGAGCATGAGCGACAGGCGGTTGCCTTGAATGCCGAGCAGTGTCGTGCCGGTGATAGCTGGGATTGGGACGGTGTGCATTTCAAGATTATGTACGCTGCAGGCGCGCCGGCTAATTCCAATGATCGCTCCTGTGTACTGAAAGTCACCACCGGTGACTCCAGCCTGTTACTCACCGGCGACCTGGGCATGTCCGGAGAATACGAGCTGTTAGCCGAGGATGTGCAGGCAGACTTGCTGCTCGCGCCCCATCACGGCAGCCGAAGTTCGTCCTCCTATGCTTTTATTCGTGCTGTTGCGCCACGCTGGGTGGTGTTCAGCGCGGGCTATGGGAACCGCTTCGGTCACCCCCACAAAAACGTTGTGCAACGCTACCGCGAACTCGGCGCCGAACCTGTTTATACTGCGACGTCCGGAGCTGTGCGGTTCGTCCTGAATGGAACAGGGCAGAGCATGCAGCTATGGAGCTGGCGCGAGCATTCAAGGCGCTTCTGGCATGAATAG
- a CDS encoding MotA/TolQ/ExbB proton channel family protein: MWELISAGGWLMLPILVSSVIAVAIVIERLWTLRSSKVAPPSLLGQVWRWVKEGQMDSVKLKTLRADSPLGEVLAAGLANSRHGREIMKESIQEAAGKVIHEMERYLSTLGTIAAITPLLGLLGTVVGMIDVFSAIMAQGTGNTGVLAGGISKALMTTAAGLTVAIPALFFHRFLMRRIDELVIAMEQEATKLVEVIQGNRDVDASAVAQEGAPLRPGSVRKGA; the protein is encoded by the coding sequence GTGTGGGAATTGATCAGTGCGGGTGGTTGGCTAATGCTGCCAATCCTGGTGTCGTCGGTAATCGCCGTTGCTATTGTAATAGAGAGACTATGGACGCTGCGTAGCAGCAAAGTCGCACCGCCGAGCCTGCTTGGGCAGGTCTGGCGCTGGGTCAAGGAAGGCCAGATGGATTCGGTGAAACTGAAAACACTGCGCGCCGACTCACCGCTGGGCGAGGTCCTCGCCGCCGGCTTGGCGAACTCACGTCATGGCCGTGAAATCATGAAGGAAAGCATCCAGGAAGCGGCCGGTAAGGTCATTCACGAGATGGAGCGTTACCTCAGCACGTTGGGCACCATCGCTGCCATTACGCCGCTGCTTGGTCTGCTCGGTACGGTGGTCGGTATGATCGATGTTTTCAGCGCGATCATGGCCCAGGGTACCGGTAATACCGGCGTGCTCGCAGGAGGCATCTCCAAAGCGTTGATGACCACCGCAGCGGGTCTGACCGTAGCGATTCCGGCGTTGTTCTTTCATCGCTTCCTGATGCGTCGCATCGATGAGCTGGTGATCGCTATGGAGCAGGAAGCCACCAAGCTGGTCGAGGTCATCCAGGGTAATCGTGATGTCGACGCCTCTGCAGTCGCTCAGGAGGGCGCTCCGCTGCGTCCCGGCAGCGTTCGCAAGGGAGCCTGA
- a CDS encoding DUF2062 domain-containing protein, which yields MPRRLLKRYMPNPERIKRSKSLRFMGTLLHDANLWHLNRHSVARAMSIGLFVAMLPIPMQMLLSASIALPARANLPVSIGLVWLTNPVTMPPIFFVQYKVGTLLLGTPERTMPMELSLAWLSSEFHHIWQPLLLGSLLFGIILALVGYGATMLYWRVWVSRNWQQRKLRRRSQS from the coding sequence ATGCCCCGCCGCCTTCTCAAACGCTACATGCCAAATCCGGAGCGCATCAAGCGAAGTAAATCGCTTCGTTTTATGGGGACTCTTCTGCATGATGCAAACCTGTGGCATCTCAACCGCCACAGTGTTGCGCGGGCGATGTCGATCGGTTTATTTGTGGCAATGCTGCCGATTCCCATGCAGATGCTGCTGTCGGCATCCATTGCATTGCCCGCACGAGCCAACCTCCCGGTATCGATTGGCCTGGTCTGGCTGACCAATCCGGTTACCATGCCGCCGATATTCTTCGTGCAGTACAAAGTGGGTACGTTGTTGCTGGGTACGCCTGAACGCACCATGCCCATGGAACTATCATTGGCCTGGCTTAGCTCAGAATTTCATCACATCTGGCAGCCCTTACTGCTCGGATCGCTGCTCTTTGGCATCATTCTGGCGCTGGTTGGTTATGGTGCCACCATGTTGTATTGGCGAGTGTGGGTCTCACGCAACTGGCAGCAGCGCAAACTGAGACGTCGTAGCCAAAGCTGA